The Mycolicibacterium parafortuitum nucleotide sequence CACCGATGATGCCCACGGACAAAGCTCTGGCCATGACGGTCGTCATCCAATCTGCAGGGACTGCCCACCGTCGACGATGAGCTCGGAACCGGTGATGAAGCTGGCGTGCTCGGACAGCAGGAAGGCCACCGCGTCGGCGATCTCCATCGGCTTACCGATCCGGCCCATCAATGCCCGCTCGGCGAGCCGGGTCTGGGTCGCGTCGTCGAGCATCGGCGTCTCGACGGGCCCGGGGAAGACCGCGTTGACCCTGATGCCGGACGCGGCGAGCTCGACGGCGGTGACCTGGGTGAGCCCGCGCAGCGCCCATTTGGACGATCCGTACGCGGCGTGGTTCGGGAACGGGCGCACCGCTCCGGTACTGCAGGTGTTCACGATCGCGGCGCGCTCGGCCTCCCGCAGGTGCGGCAGTGTGGCCTGGATACCGAGGAACGGCCCGAGACAGTTCACCCGCCAGCTTCCCTCGAATCCCGACGGCGTCTCGGCGGAGAGCGAAGCTCGATGCAGCACACCGGCGTTGTTGACCAGCGCGGTGATCTGCCCGAAGTGCCCGACGACCTCGTCGACCGCGCGCGCCCACTGCTCGGCCGAGGTGACGTCGAGTTCCACCGGGACGGCCCGGTCCGTGCCGAGGTCGGCGACGGTGCGGGTGACGTCCTCGACCAGTTGGTCGCACGCCGCGACCTGATAGCCGTCCTGCAGCAGCCTGCGCACGATCGCCGCGCCCTGCCCGCGGGCGGCGCCGGTCACCAGCGCGACGGGGGCCATCAGGGCGTCTCCCCTCGCGCGTCGGCGAGATGCGCGGCGGCGCCGCGGCGCAGTGCCTGTGATTCGGAGGCGAGAGTGATCATCTGGAATCCCTGCTGTGCCATGCGGTTTCCCACCGTGCCCACATTGGCGTGGATCGCGCTGACCAGACCGGCCCCGGCCGCGACCCGCTGGATATGACCGATCGCGTCGAGCATCCCCGGCGCCGAGAACGCCTGCGTCGGGCCGTGTCCCATCGAGAGCGCGAGATCGGCGGGCCCGACGTAGATCCCAGCCAACCCGTCCACCGCGCAGATCTCATCGACGGCAGCGAGTCCGGCGGCTGTCTCGATCATCGCGAACACCGACGTGCGCTGCTGCAACTCCACGGGATCCAGCCCGAGGCTCGCCCGCAACGGGCCGAAGCTGCGGATTCCGTCCGGGGCGTAGCGGCTCGCCGAAACCGCGGCCGCGGCGACAGCGGCGGATTCGACCATCGCGATGATCACCCCGTCGGCTCCGGCGTCGAGCACCCGCCCGATCGGCGCCGGTGCCGCATCGGGCAACCGCACCAGGGTCGCGATCGGCAGGTGTTCGAGCCGGCGCAACATCAGCGCGACGTCGGCATCGTCGAGATATCCGTGCTGTACGTCGAATCCGACGTAGTCGTAACCC carries:
- a CDS encoding SDR family NAD(P)-dependent oxidoreductase; its protein translation is MAPVALVTGAARGQGAAIVRRLLQDGYQVAACDQLVEDVTRTVADLGTDRAVPVELDVTSAEQWARAVDEVVGHFGQITALVNNAGVLHRASLSAETPSGFEGSWRVNCLGPFLGIQATLPHLREAERAAIVNTCSTGAVRPFPNHAAYGSSKWALRGLTQVTAVELAASGIRVNAVFPGPVETPMLDDATQTRLAERALMGRIGKPMEIADAVAFLLSEHASFITGSELIVDGGQSLQIG
- a CDS encoding HpcH/HpaI aldolase family protein, with protein sequence MTSRLQDALAGKPHVWGGWVVGPTVIGPEEYAAAGYDYVGFDVQHGYLDDADVALMLRRLEHLPIATLVRLPDAAPAPIGRVLDAGADGVIIAMVESAAVAAAAVSASRYAPDGIRSFGPLRASLGLDPVELQQRTSVFAMIETAAGLAAVDEICAVDGLAGIYVGPADLALSMGHGPTQAFSAPGMLDAIGHIQRVAAGAGLVSAIHANVGTVGNRMAQQGFQMITLASESQALRRGAAAHLADARGETP